The Sphingopyxis sp. YR583 DNA segment CGGGGCCGATCGCGCACCCGGCACTCAAGACCAGCCCGATCGGTGAGGTCGAACTGGTCTGGCTCGCCAGCCCCGCAGTCGCATCGATGTTCGCAACGGCTGACACCACGCTTCCCGTCTGGTCGCTCGCCAGCCATTCGCCGATCCACGGCAGGATGCGCGAAGCGATCGAGGCGTCGCGTATCGCGCAAAAGTCGCTCAACCTCTGCAATAACGCGCGGACGATGATCGACATTGCAAAGGCGGGCGGCGGAATCGGTATCTTTCCGCAGCCGATGGTGCAGGGCGAGGTGGCGGCGGGGACGCTGGTACAGATCGATGCGATGCCCGCGCTCGCGCCGGTTGAATTCCACGTCGCCATGCGCGTCGCCGATACCGAGCCCGTGCTGACGCAAATCTTCGAACGGGCGGCGCAGTTGAACCTCTCCAACCCCGCACCCTGAGCCGCACGGCGGTTCGCACCGGATTCTGTCAGCCCTTCAATGCCATGGGGACGTCCGCACCGACCAATAGACGATATAGAGCAGCCCGGCCCAGAGCAGCAGAATGAAAATCATGCCGGCGCGACTCGACGGACGCGCGCTGGCGGCCTCGGCCGCCGCGTGGAGTTCGCTCCAGAGCGCGGCGGGGATCAGCCGGCGGATGACGAGCAGGCCGAGTGGTACGATGACAAGGTCGTCGAGCCAGCCCAGCACGGGAATAAAATCGGGGATCAGGTCGATCGGAGACAGCGCATAGGCCGCGACCGCGACTGCGAGGATGCGCGCGAGCATCGGCACGCGCGTGTCGCGCGCGGCGAGCCAGGCGGCGTGCGCCTCGACCGCGAGACGGTGGCCGAGATCGCCGATGCGTTCGGAAAGGGATTTGCCGGTCATCGCTTCCCTCATTACTGTCCCCGCATGGCTATCCAACTGAAAAGCGCACGTGTTGAACGCTGGCCGGTCGCGGGGGCGTTCGTGATCAGCCGCGGATCGAAGACGCATGTCGATGTCGTCGTCGCCGAGGTCGCGGGAGACGGGGCCTACGGGCGCGGCGAGGGCACGCCGGTCTATTATCTGGGCGAGGACGCCGCGACATGCCGCGACCAGATATTGCGCACCGCGCCGCATATCGCCGAGATGGGCGCCGCCGATGCCCGCGCGGCGGTGCAGGAGATGATGGCGCCAGGCGCGGCGCGGAACGCGCTCGATTGCGCGCTTTGGGATCTCGAAGCGCGGCAGCGCGGTCTTCGGCTCTGGCAGGTCGCGGGATGCGACGGCGCGCCGACATCGCGCGTCACCGCCTATACCATCTCGCTTGGAACGCCGGGTGCCATGGCCGAACAGGCCGCAACCGCGGCGGCCGACGGTTATCGATTGCTCAAGATCAAGCTGACCGGAGAGGGCGACCGGCTTCGCGTCGCCGGGGTGCGAAAGGGCGCACCCGAAGCGCGGCTGATCGTCGATGCGAACGAAAGTTGGGGTGGGGTCGATATATTGAGCGAGACCGAGGCGCTTGCCGATATGGGGGTCGAGATGATCGAGCAGCCGGTTCCAGTCGGCGCCGACGCCTTGCTCGATCCGATCTACTCGCCCTTACCCTTCATCGCCGACGAAAGTTGCCAGACAGCCGCCGACGTGGCGCGCATAGGTCCCTTCTACGACGGGGTGAACATCAAGCTCGACAAGGCAGGAGGGTTGACCGAGGCGCTAAAGATCGCCGATGCGGCCGACGCGGCGGGACTGTCGATCATGGTCGGCTGTATGCTCTCGACCAGCCTCGCGATCGCGCCGGCGTTCGTGCTGGCGCAGCGTGCGCGCTGGGTCGACCTCGACGGTCCCGCCCTGCTGGAGCGCGACCGCGAGGGCGGGTTCGAATATCGCGAAGGCCGGATCGGAATCTAGAGGGCCACTTCGGCATGCTTGCCGAGTTCGCCTTCCTTCATCGTCATGCCCGTCGCCAGCTTGAGCAGGCCCTTGATGCTCGGGTCGGCGGTCCAGATTTCGGCGTTGTCGAGATCGAAGCGCAGCAGGACGAGCTTGGGATCATCCTTGCCGCCTTCATACCAGGCCGCAATGCTGTTGTTCCATAGCTTGTCGAGCACCGTGCGGTCGCTTTCGCGGACCAGTGTGCCCGAGATGCAGGCGAACAGGTCGTGGCCCTTTGCCGAAAACTGCGCCATCGCCGGGCCGCCGCCCGCGAGGCGGTTGTCGGTCGCGGTGAAGAACCAGAAGGCGCTGTTTGCATCCTTGTCGAGCTGCGCGTTCATCGGGATATGATGTTCGCGCTCGCCGGTTGCACCGAGCATGACATAGGGGCTGTCGGCCAGGGCTTTCCAAAATTGTTTCTTGATGTCGTCGCTCATCGAAAGGCTCCTTCATGCCCCCCGATGATCGATCAACGCGGCAGGGCGCCCGATGTTGCGCGGCTCAGCGTAGACGTGCCTCGGCATAGCTGACGACCTCATATTCGATGCCGTCGGGATCGAAGAAATAGAAGCGGCGACCGGGTTCATAGTCGCCGTGGTTGAACGGCGTCAGCCCGACTGCTTTCACGCGCATCTCGATCATATCGAGATCGTCGACCTGCACCCCGACATGGTTGAGCGGCGCGCCCTTGGGGTAACGTGCATCGGCATGCTCGCCGTCGGGACCAGTGTAGAGCGCGACATAGGCGGCGTCGCTGCCGAGATGGATCGTCCGCCCGCCATCGCGCGCGGGGCCGCGCCACCGTTCGTGCCAGCCGAAGATCGCCGAAAGAATGCCAGCGGTGCGGTCGGGATCGCTGACCGTCAGATTTACATGCTCAATGAAAGGGTGCGTCACCTTGTTTCTCCTGATTCGCGTTGACGCCCGGCTTATGAAAGCTCAAGTCAGGTTTAGATCAAGCGAAAAGCAGGAGCGAAGATTGTGCACCGGACGGACCTGATCGCTATCGGGGAACTCGCCGCGCGCACCGGGGTCGCGGTATCCGCGATCCGCTTTTACGAGGCGAAGGGGCTGATCGAGGCCTTGCGGACCGGGGGAGGCCAGCGGCGTTTCCTGCGCGCGGACATTCGCCGCGTGTCGTTCATCCTGATCGCGCAGCAATTGGGGCTGAGTCTTGAGGAAATTGCCGCTGAGCTGGCGCGGCTCCCTGCGGGGCGGACGCCGAATGGGGCCGACTGGACGCGGATCAGCACCGGCCTCCGCGCGCGGATCGACGCGCAGATCGCATCGCTCGAACGCACGCGCGAACTGCTCGGCAATTGCATCGGCTGCGGATGCCTGTCGCTGAAAAAATGCGGGCTCTACAATCGAGAGGACAAAGCCGCGCAGCGCGGGGCGGGGCCGCGCTATGTGCTGGGCGACCGGTCGGGGGAGATTGCCGAGGTCAGGTGATACGCGCTGCTTAGGGTTGGGAAGCGGACGTTCCCACCTTCGTCATTCCCGCGAAAGCGGGAACCCAGAGCGGCCGTCGGCTGGCCTATCGCTGGGTTCCCGCTTTCGCGGGAATGACGAGGTGTAGGAGGCCTACCGTCAGCAACGGTCGTTACCGGCCGTCCTGCCTTCAACAGACAATCAGACAGCAGACAGCCGCTCGATCTCCGGCGCGCCGGCGAGGCAGGGGCCGAGCTTTGCGCCGAGGGTGCGGAAATGGTCGGAGGCGCGGTGCGCTTCGACCGCCGCGTCGTCGTCATAGCATTCGAGCACCTTGTACACGCCGGTCTCGGCGGTGCGGAACAGCTTGTAATAGCTGTTGCCCGGCTCGTTCGCGGCCACCGCAGGAGCGAGCTCGGCGAAGACGCCTTCGAATTCGGCTTCCTTGCCGGGCAGGACGCGCAGCGTTGCGATCACACCGATACCACTCATGTCTCTCTCCTAAATTTCAGGCTTTGAGGTCGGGGTCGACGGTCCAGCCGTCCTCGACCTGAATGCCGAAGCTGTTCAAAATCATCGATACTTGCGTGTATTGGCCGACGGTCATCACCAGGTCCATGCGGCCCTTGTCGCCGATTGGCGCCAGCGCCGCCCAGCTTGCGTCGGTGATGAAATGATTGCCGGTCAGATCGTCGGTGGCGCGGAGCATCGCGCGGTCGAGGTCGTTCCAGCCGTCGGCGTCGGGCCCGGCCTTGATGCGCGCGATCTCGTCTTCGGTGAGCCCGCAGTCTAGGCCGATCCGTTTGTGCTGCGTCCACTCATAGCCCGAACGGCAATTATAGCCGGTGCGCAGAATGACGAGTTCGCGGTCGCGGGGCGAAAGCGCATTGCGCTTCGAAAGGATATAGTTGCCCCAGCCGAGGAAGGCGGTGAGCGCCTTGGGCGCGTGGGCAAGGGTGCGGAAGATGTTGAGAATCTTGCCGCCCCCGACCTTGCCCCCAACCACACCGGTATCTGGGGCAAGGAAGGGTTCAAGCGCGGCGCGCTGGTCGGCATCGAGCCGGCCCAAGTCGACCGGCTCGATACGCGGAGCGTTCAAACGCAAATCAGAAGACCTCGAACAGGCCCGCCGCGCCTTGGCCGCCGCCGATGCACATGGTGACGACGGCATATTTGACGCCGCGGCGCTTGCCTTCGATCAGCGCGTGGCCGACGCAGCGCGCGCCAGTCATGCCGAACGGGTGGCCGATCGAGATCGAGCCGCCGTTAACGTTGAGCAGCTCGTTCGGGATGCCGAGCTGGTCGCGGCAATAGAGAACCTGCACGGCAAAGGCTTCGTTGAGTTCCCAAAGGCCGATGTCGTCCATCTTGAGGTCGAAGCGTTCGAGCAGCTTCGGGATCGCGAACACGGGGCCGATGCCCATTTCGTCGGGCTCGGTGCCCGCGACGGCCATGCCGACATAACGGCCAAGCGGCTGAAGGCCCTTCTTCTCGGCGACCTTGGCTTCCATGACGACGCAGGCCGATGCACCGTCGGCGAGCTGGCTGGCGTTGCCTGCGGTGATCGAGAAACCTTCGCCCATCACCGGCTTCAGGCTCGAAAGCCCTTCGAGCGTCGTGTCGGGACGGTTGCACTCATCCTTGTCGGCGACAACGTCCTTGAAGGTGACTTCCTTCGTTTCCTTGTTCACGACCGCCATGGTGGCGGGGCAGGCGACGATCTCGTCGTCATATTTGCCCGCGGCCTGCGCGGCTGCGGTGCGCTGCTGCGACTGGAGGGAATATTCGTCCTGCAGCTCGCGGCTGATGTTGTAGCGCTTCGCGACGACCTCTGCGGTGCCGATCATCGGCATATAGGTGTCCTTGTGCATCGCGATCAGTTCGGCGTCGGTCTCGATGAAGACCTTGCCGCTGCCGCTGACTTTCGAGATCGACTCGATGCCGCCAGCGACCGCGATGTCCTGACGGTCGACGATGATCTGCTTCGCGGCGGTCGCGATGGTCATCAGGCCCGACGAGCACTGGCGGTCGATCGACATGCCGGGGACAGTGACGGGCAGGCCGGCACGCAGCGCGATCAGGCGCGCGACGTTCATCGTCTGCGACCCCTGCTGCATCGCGGCGCCGAACAGAACGTCGTCGATCTCGCCGCCTTCGATGCCGGCGCGCTCGACTGCGGCGCGGACGGCATGGGCGCCGAGCGTCGGGGCGAGGGTGTTGTTGAACGAGCCGCGTGCCGCCTTGGTGAGCGGGGTACGGGCGGTGGAGACGATGACTGCGTCACGCATGTTGGGAGTCCTTCTTTCTGGTTCCGGTTATCTTAACGGGGGAGGTCCGCCGGCAAAGCTATGCTTTAGACGAAGAACTGGCTGATCCATTCGGCGATCAGCGCGGGCTTTTCCTCGCCCTCGATCTCGACGGTCACTTCGTTCATCTGCTGCCACTGACCCGGGCGCTTTTCCTCGAGCTCGAGCAGCTTCACATGGCTGCGGACGCGCCTGCCCGAACGGACGGGCGACAGGAAACGGACCTTGTTGCAGCCGTAGTTGACGCCCATCTTGACGCCGCCGACCTTGGGGCCGTCGGTGCTCGCGCCGA contains these protein-coding regions:
- the soxR gene encoding redox-sensitive transcriptional activator SoxR, coding for MHRTDLIAIGELAARTGVAVSAIRFYEAKGLIEALRTGGGQRRFLRADIRRVSFILIAQQLGLSLEEIAAELARLPAGRTPNGADWTRISTGLRARIDAQIASLERTRELLGNCIGCGCLSLKKCGLYNREDKAAQRGAGPRYVLGDRSGEIAEVR
- a CDS encoding YkvA family protein; the encoded protein is MTGKSLSERIGDLGHRLAVEAHAAWLAARDTRVPMLARILAVAVAAYALSPIDLIPDFIPVLGWLDDLVIVPLGLLVIRRLIPAALWSELHAAAEAASARPSSRAGMIFILLLWAGLLYIVYWSVRTSPWH
- a CDS encoding carboxymuconolactone decarboxylase family protein encodes the protein MRLNAPRIEPVDLGRLDADQRAALEPFLAPDTGVVGGKVGGGKILNIFRTLAHAPKALTAFLGWGNYILSKRNALSPRDRELVILRTGYNCRSGYEWTQHKRIGLDCGLTEDEIARIKAGPDADGWNDLDRAMLRATDDLTGNHFITDASWAALAPIGDKGRMDLVMTVGQYTQVSMILNSFGIQVEDGWTVDPDLKA
- a CDS encoding acetyl-CoA C-acyltransferase; this translates as MRDAVIVSTARTPLTKAARGSFNNTLAPTLGAHAVRAAVERAGIEGGEIDDVLFGAAMQQGSQTMNVARLIALRAGLPVTVPGMSIDRQCSSGLMTIATAAKQIIVDRQDIAVAGGIESISKVSGSGKVFIETDAELIAMHKDTYMPMIGTAEVVAKRYNISRELQDEYSLQSQQRTAAAQAAGKYDDEIVACPATMAVVNKETKEVTFKDVVADKDECNRPDTTLEGLSSLKPVMGEGFSITAGNASQLADGASACVVMEAKVAEKKGLQPLGRYVGMAVAGTEPDEMGIGPVFAIPKLLERFDLKMDDIGLWELNEAFAVQVLYCRDQLGIPNELLNVNGGSISIGHPFGMTGARCVGHALIEGKRRGVKYAVVTMCIGGGQGAAGLFEVF
- a CDS encoding pyridoxamine 5'-phosphate oxidase family protein, whose translation is MSDDIKKQFWKALADSPYVMLGATGEREHHIPMNAQLDKDANSAFWFFTATDNRLAGGGPAMAQFSAKGHDLFACISGTLVRESDRTVLDKLWNNSIAAWYEGGKDDPKLVLLRFDLDNAEIWTADPSIKGLLKLATGMTMKEGELGKHAEVAL
- a CDS encoding putative quinol monooxygenase, with translation MSGIGVIATLRVLPGKEAEFEGVFAELAPAVAANEPGNSYYKLFRTAETGVYKVLECYDDDAAVEAHRASDHFRTLGAKLGPCLAGAPEIERLSAV
- a CDS encoding dipeptide epimerase; this encodes MAIQLKSARVERWPVAGAFVISRGSKTHVDVVVAEVAGDGAYGRGEGTPVYYLGEDAATCRDQILRTAPHIAEMGAADARAAVQEMMAPGAARNALDCALWDLEARQRGLRLWQVAGCDGAPTSRVTAYTISLGTPGAMAEQAATAAADGYRLLKIKLTGEGDRLRVAGVRKGAPEARLIVDANESWGGVDILSETEALADMGVEMIEQPVPVGADALLDPIYSPLPFIADESCQTAADVARIGPFYDGVNIKLDKAGGLTEALKIADAADAAGLSIMVGCMLSTSLAIAPAFVLAQRARWVDLDGPALLERDREGGFEYREGRIGI
- a CDS encoding MaoC family dehydratase, with amino-acid sequence MATITPQELQTKVGEHLGTSEWVLVDQEMINKFADATGDHQFIHIDEEKAKLTPFGGTIAHGFLTLSLLPMLGASTDGPKVGGVKMGVNYGCNKVRFLSPVRSGRRVRSHVKLLELEEKRPGQWQQMNEVTVEIEGEEKPALIAEWISQFFV
- a CDS encoding VOC family protein; amino-acid sequence: MTHPFIEHVNLTVSDPDRTAGILSAIFGWHERWRGPARDGGRTIHLGSDAAYVALYTGPDGEHADARYPKGAPLNHVGVQVDDLDMIEMRVKAVGLTPFNHGDYEPGRRFYFFDPDGIEYEVVSYAEARLR